AGTCGGGTGCGCTCTTATTTCCACGCCAATGTAGACTCCGTAAAAACCCAACGCTTGCGCCGCGAAGTCGCCGACATCGAGATTATTACCACCGATTCCGAATTGGAAGCGCTGCTGCTGGAAAACACCCTCATCAAAAAACACCAGCCGCGCTACAATGTGCGCCTAAAAGACGACAAACGCTACCCCTACATCAAGATTCACTGGCAAGACGATTTTCCCAAAGTCACCCTCACCCGGCGCATGGAGCGGGATGGTTCGCGCTACTTTGGCCCTTACACCTCCATTTGGGCGGTCCACCAAACCCTGGACATGCTGCGTAAAATCTTTCCCTATCTGACTTGTGACCGTATCATCACCGGTCAGGATGAACGCGCCTGCCTTTACTTCGACATCAAGTTGTGCAATGGGCCGTGTATTGGGGCTGTCAACAAACAGCAGTACCGGGAGATGATCAAGCAGTTGATGGACTTTTTGAATGGCAAGACGGAAGAGGTGGTGAAGCAAATTGAGGCGCGGATGGAACGCGCGGCCGTCAACCTGCAATTCGAGAAAGCGGCTGAGTACCGCGACCAACTGCGGGCGGTGAACCAGGTTGTCGCCAAACAAAAGGTCATCTCCGCCGCCAATGACGACCAGGACGTAATCGCTTTTGCCCGCGAAAAGGGGGACGCCTGCGTGCAGGTCTTTTTCATTCGCTATGGTAAGCTGATTGGCCGCGAATACTTTTTGTTGGAAGGGACCGAAGATGAGGCCGACGAGACAGTGCTGCAAGATTTCCTGACGCAGTTCTACGACGAGGCCGCCCACGTGCCGAAAGAAGTCTTGCTGCCCCAGGAAGTATCTGAGGCGATGGTGATTGAGGAATGGCTGCGACAAAAACGCAGCACCAAAGTGACGCTGCAAGTGCCTCAGCGCGGCAAAAAGAAGGAACTGGTAGAAATGGCCGCTACCAATGCCGCCGACACCCTGGCGACGCTGCGCCAGCAGTGGGCCAGCGACCGCTCCAAACATGTCACGGCCATGGCCGAATTGCAGCAGGCGCTCAACCTGTCCACCCCCCCGGCGCGCATCGAATGTTACGACATCAGCCATACCCAGGGGGCGCAGACAGTCGGTTCGATGGTGGTGTTTGTGCAGGGCGCGCCGAAAAAGAGCGATTACCGACGCTTCAACGTCCAGACGGTGGGCAATGACGATTACGGCGCGATGACCGAAGTGTTGACGCGCCGCTTCCAACGTTACAAGGACACCTTAGCCGGCGAGCTGCACGATGCCAGCCAGATTGGGCAGGCTAAAAAGGAGACCGCCTGGGCGCTGCTGCCCGATTTGCTGATTGTGGATGGGGGTAAGGGGCAGTTGGCAACGGCCGTGCAAGTGCTAAAACAATATGGGCTGGAAAACGAAGTGCCCCTAACCGGTTTAGCCAAACAAGAAGAAGAGTTATTTGTGCCCGGCCGCACCCAATCTATTCTACTGCCGCGTCGCTCTGAGGGATTGTATCTGGTGCAGCGGGTGCGTGATGAAGCCCACCGCTTTGCCAATGAAGGCCACCGTATCCGCCGGTCTAAGGTGGGCGTGGCTTCGGTGTTAGACAGCGTTCCCGGCGTTGGCCCCAAACGGCGCAAACTACTCCTATCGCAATTTGGCTCACTGGACGATCTACGTAAAGCCACCGTGGAGGAGATCGCCTCCACACCGGGCATTCCCCTGGAAGTCGCCGAAGCGGTGAAGGCGCTTTTGGCGTAAACGCAGCCTCATCCAGGGCTGCTGTCAGGCGACATGATTTGCAAGGACAAAAGAGATGAATATACCTATCGGTTGGCTGCTTGAAGGTGAACCCTGGATAGAATATCGGACACGGCGTGATCTATTGGGGCAGTCTGAAACCGATCCCCTGGTGGAAACTGCCCGGATATCCATGCTGGCGGATGCTCGGGTACAAAGCCTGGTGGCCGAACTGTCAGCGTGGACGGGGAACGTTATCGCCAGCCATAAGAGCGCCAATCAACCATTTCACAAACTGACGTTTCTGGCTGATTTGGGCCTTAGGGCCAGTGATGCCGGTATGGACACAATTATTGCCCACATTTTGGCGCATCAATCGGCAGAAGGACCGTTTCAACTGATGATGAATATCTCCCCCAGCGATGGGGGACCAGGTGAAGACCAGTGGGCCTGGGCGTTGTGTGATGCTCCGCTTATGGTTTATGCTCTGGTAAAGTTTGGTCTGGCAGAAGACGCGGCGGTGAGAACGGCCGTTAGCCATCTAACCAACTTGCTGCGTGACAACGGCTGGCCTTGCGCCGTCTCCCAAGAGTTGGGGAAATATCGTGGGCCAGGGCGCAAAGACGATCCCTGTCCCTTTGCCAATCTGGCTATGCTCAAAGCATTGTCTGAAATTGATGCGCTGCGCGACTCTCCTGCCTGTCATGTAGGCGCGGAAACGCTGCTGAGCTTATGGAGCGAAAGCGCCACGAAACACCCATATATGTTTTTCATGGGAACCGATTTTCGCAAGCTCAAAGTACCGTTTGTCTGGTACGACCTCCTGCACGTCCTCGATGTGCTGACACGATTTTCCTGGCTGCGGAATGATCCGCGATTGCTAGCTATGTTGGGCATCGTACAATCTAAGGCGGACCAGCAAGGATGCTTTACGTTGGAGTCCGTTTGGACGGCGTGGAAAGAGTGGGAATTTGGGCAGAAGAAGAAACCTTCGCGGTGGCTAACGCTGCTGGCGTGGCGCATCATCCGCGCACATCAGTCGCCGGGTTGAGCCTGTTTCATTGTAGTCAGGAGTGTTTTATCTCTATGAAGATGGCACGGATAGAATCAGCGATACGTGTGGTGCTGGCGTTCAATGAAGCCCTCAACCGGCATGATGTCGCCGCGATGATGCTGTTGTTAAGCGATGACTGCATCTTTGAAAACACCCAGCCGACCCCTGATGGGGCTGTATACTCTGGCAAAGAAGCCATCAGCCAATTTTGGCAGGAGTTCTTCCGCGCGTCACCCCAGGCCCACATGGAAATAGAAGAGATTTTTGGTTTTGGCGTTCGCTGCGTTACCCGCTGGCGCTACGACTGGGTAGATGCCGCCGGGGAGAAAGGACATGTTCGCGGCGCAGATCTATTTCAGGTGAAACATGGTTTCATCTGCGAGAAGTTGTCCTATGTCAAAGGATAATGCGTCTTGTATACGCGCAAAGGTCATAATCGGACATTTTTGTCACCTTGTCAGATGTCACCTTGTCCCCCTGTCCGGGATAGTTCCCGCCAAACGGCCGCGGCTACCTGGGGCACGGCCGTTGCCACCGCCGCACTCAACCCTTCTTGCCATCCCACATCTTCTGGCTGAATGCCGTAAATCACCACCTCCGGCGGCAAAATGCCCAGGGCGTCGCCCAGGGCCAGCGCTTCGGCCAGACCGGCGTAGTGCATGGTTCCACGTAAATGGGCGTCACGGGAAGGCAGACGGCCGTCGCCTGGCAAAAAACGCCGCCACTCCCCCGGCGGCAGCCCCATATCGGCCGCGTCTATAATGATGGCCCGCTGGCAGCCCTCCAGCAGCAGCGCCGTTTCCAGCCCTGGCGTGCCGCCATCCAGCAGTTCCACCCCTTCGGGCAAGGGGTGGTAGGCAAGGAGAGATTGGCAAACGGCCGTGCCCACCCCATCATCCCCACGCAGCAGATTCCCTAACGCCAACACCAGAGTCTTAGCCATGATTGAAACAGAAACAGGACGCGGATTTTCGCAGACAACGCCGATAACCGCAGATGTTTGATCTATCCGCGAAAATCCGCCTCAGCCGCACTCAGCCGCGTCCTATTCCGCAGCCTCTCACACAAATGCCACATTCAGCAAATGCGTAGAGCAAGAAATACACGGATCATACGCCCGCACCAACATTTCCAGGGCGTGGGCCACTTCCGCCTGCGGTTTGTGCATGATCGTCGGAACCAGGGCGCGCATATCGGCCTCGATATTCGCCAGATTTTGCCCGGTAGGAATGATGCAGTTCGCGCCGACGATGACGCCATTTTCAATGACGTAATTGTGGAACAAAATGCCACGCGGCACTTCACACGATCCCACCCCTTCGCCGGATAAGCGGGTCGGTTCCACCGGCTCTTCCCAGGCAATTTCCCGCCGCAGCAGCTCGTCAATCAGCAAAATACCTTCCTCCACACAGTGGACAATCTCCACCACCTGGGCCACCGTATTCATGAAAGGATTGGTGCAAATCGGTTGGATGCCCAAAGCATTGGCGGCTTGCAGCGCCAGAGGATGGAGCAGGTTGTAATTGACGTTGAATCGCGCCAGCGCCCCAACCATGTAACTCTCGCGCTGATGGGCGGTGTGCTTGGCGGTGGAATGAGGAACCATGATCTCGTTGGTCACGTCGCGGTATTGCTCCACCAGCCACGCGCCGCCATCGGTACTGGCGATTTCGCCATCAATAAAGCCATAGTGTGGCGGATTGTACAGGGCGATATATTCAGTGTCCCGCGAGAATTGGGGCATGGGCAGCGTTTGGAACAACTCCACAGTAGCCGCCACGTCGGCGCCGGCGGCCACGTAGCGGTCGCGCAAGGCATACAGGTCGGCGGCCGTGGGGTAGTGGCTGAATCCGCCCACCGTCATGGCAATGGGATGGGTGTGTCGGCCGCAGATAATTTTGCACGTATCCCCGGCCAGTTTCTTCAGGCGCAAGGCGCGCAGCACCACGTCTGGCGCGGTTTTCGCCAGGGGAATGACGCTGCCCACGTTCAGGAAGTCGGGCGCGATAAGCATGTAGGCGTGCAGCACATGGCTGTCCAACATTTCGCCAATGAAGTTGAGGCGGCGCAGCAGTTTGGTCTGAGCGGTCGGTTCGATGCCCAGCGCCTTTTCGGTAGCCCGCAGCGAGGCGGTGGCGTGACCAACGGCGCAGATGCCGCAAATGCGCGAGGTGATGTGGGAGGCTTCCTGATACGGCCGTCCACGCAGCATCGCCTCAAAAAAGCGCGGCGTCTCGATGATCTGCAAATCACACTGCTGCAATTCACCGTTTTGCACATCCACAACCACGTTGCCGTGTCCTTCCACGCGGGTAATATGGTGAATATCTATGCGCAAATTAGACATGAGCCACCTCCTCGGCCAGATTGGCAGGAACTTGATTGGTCAGGAACAGCGTCAACCTGGTCTCCACGTTGGCCGGGGATAGGCCATGCTCCCGCAGCACCGTGTAAAACGCATCCATGCTGGGATTGGGGATGATGCCGCGGCAGCCTTCGC
This genomic stretch from Candidatus Leptovillus gracilis harbors:
- the uvrC gene encoding excinuclease ABC subunit UvrC, producing the protein MTYSPPEHVQEILKNLPTRPGIYIHKDKHGTIIYVGKAINLRSRVRSYFHANVDSVKTQRLRREVADIEIITTDSELEALLLENTLIKKHQPRYNVRLKDDKRYPYIKIHWQDDFPKVTLTRRMERDGSRYFGPYTSIWAVHQTLDMLRKIFPYLTCDRIITGQDERACLYFDIKLCNGPCIGAVNKQQYREMIKQLMDFLNGKTEEVVKQIEARMERAAVNLQFEKAAEYRDQLRAVNQVVAKQKVISAANDDQDVIAFAREKGDACVQVFFIRYGKLIGREYFLLEGTEDEADETVLQDFLTQFYDEAAHVPKEVLLPQEVSEAMVIEEWLRQKRSTKVTLQVPQRGKKKELVEMAATNAADTLATLRQQWASDRSKHVTAMAELQQALNLSTPPARIECYDISHTQGAQTVGSMVVFVQGAPKKSDYRRFNVQTVGNDDYGAMTEVLTRRFQRYKDTLAGELHDASQIGQAKKETAWALLPDLLIVDGGKGQLATAVQVLKQYGLENEVPLTGLAKQEEELFVPGRTQSILLPRRSEGLYLVQRVRDEAHRFANEGHRIRRSKVGVASVLDSVPGVGPKRRKLLLSQFGSLDDLRKATVEEIASTPGIPLEVAEAVKALLA
- a CDS encoding nuclear transport factor 2 family protein, whose protein sequence is MKMARIESAIRVVLAFNEALNRHDVAAMMLLLSDDCIFENTQPTPDGAVYSGKEAISQFWQEFFRASPQAHMEIEEIFGFGVRCVTRWRYDWVDAAGEKGHVRGADLFQVKHGFICEKLSYVKG
- a CDS encoding hydrogenase maturation protease yields the protein MAKTLVLALGNLLRGDDGVGTAVCQSLLAYHPLPEGVELLDGGTPGLETALLLEGCQRAIIIDAADMGLPPGEWRRFLPGDGRLPSRDAHLRGTMHYAGLAEALALGDALGILPPEVVIYGIQPEDVGWQEGLSAAVATAVPQVAAAVWRELSRTGGQGDI
- a CDS encoding Ni/Fe hydrogenase subunit alpha, with the translated sequence MSNLRIDIHHITRVEGHGNVVVDVQNGELQQCDLQIIETPRFFEAMLRGRPYQEASHITSRICGICAVGHATASLRATEKALGIEPTAQTKLLRRLNFIGEMLDSHVLHAYMLIAPDFLNVGSVIPLAKTAPDVVLRALRLKKLAGDTCKIICGRHTHPIAMTVGGFSHYPTAADLYALRDRYVAAGADVAATVELFQTLPMPQFSRDTEYIALYNPPHYGFIDGEIASTDGGAWLVEQYRDVTNEIMVPHSTAKHTAHQRESYMVGALARFNVNYNLLHPLALQAANALGIQPICTNPFMNTVAQVVEIVHCVEEGILLIDELLRREIAWEEPVEPTRLSGEGVGSCEVPRGILFHNYVIENGVIVGANCIIPTGQNLANIEADMRALVPTIMHKPQAEVAHALEMLVRAYDPCISCSTHLLNVAFV